The genomic window TCCAAGTGTGCATCCGCCACCTGACTTGATTGCACCACATTCGCACCCGTAATCGTATTCGGGTTGACCACCCCAGAGAAGCGAATGAATTCGTTGTTCTGATTCACCACCACCTGCTTCTCGCCACTTACCAGCAGATTATTATTCGGCAGCACCTCAATCACTGTCACGGTGATCGTGCCAGTAAAGACATTGCTGCTCGCAGTATCACCCGAGTTCGCCAGCTTGTTGGATGTATTGCCTCCAAGACTCAAACTATTGAAGATCAACTTGGCAGGAGTGGCATTGCGGGTGATGCTCGGGGTGGTGGCGTTGAGCGTACTACTGTGCGCCGCATTGTCGCTGGACTTTTCGGAGGCAGACGTCGATTCCACGATATTGATCGTCAGAATGTCGCCGACCATGCGGGCACGCCGATCCTCAAGCAAGGGACGAGAGTTCGAGGCATGGTAGATCGCCCCATCATTGTAGGCAATTTGATTGCGCTCCATCGGCCTAGCCGTCATCGGCTGATGGATACTGGTGCTGGGCTTGATGTCGGCACAGCCGACCAAGCCCAAAGCCACCAACACCGCACATCCCCCGAACAGATTACGCATCATCATTCCTTTACAGTTGAGTCAGGCGTTGCAACATCTGATCCGAGGTCTGAATCGATTTAGAGTTGATCTCGTAAGCGCGCTGCGTCTGAATCATGTTCACCAGCTCTTCGACCACATTTACGTTAGAAGTTTCGACATACCCCTGATTCAGTACGCCCGTACCATTCAGACCTGGGACACTGGTCGAGGGAGTGCCGCTGGAAGCGGTCTCGACATACAGATTCTCCCCCTGACTTTGCAAACCAGCCGGATTAATGAATGAAGTGAGCTGCAATGCCCCGACTTGTACAGGCGCGGCCACCCCCGGCTGCGTCACCGAAACCACACCATCGCGCCCTACCGTCACCGTGATCGCATTTGCAGGAATAGTAATGGGTGGCTGCACTACAAAACCGTTAGCCGTCACCATCTGCCCCTGATTGTCGGCTTGGAACGAACCGTCCCGCGTGTAGCCCGTCGTGCCGTCTGGCAACAGCACCGAGAAGAATCCTGGTCCGTTGATGGCGATATCCAAACTATTGCCCGTTTGTTGCAGATTTCCTTGGGTATGGATACGTTCTGCTGCCACAGGGCGAACACCCGTACCGATCTGTAAACCGGAAGGAATCTGCGTCTGCTGCGAGGATTGCGCACCCGGCTGACGGATGGTCTGGTACAACAAGTCCTCGAACACTGCACGGGAACGCTTGAACCCGTTGGTGCTGACGTTGGCCAAATTATTGGAGATGACGTCCATCTGAGTTTGCTGCGCATCCAGACCCGTCTTGGAAATCCACAGGGAGCGTATCATTTTGCTTTCCTTTCAGCAGGTTGATCGAAATCAACCATTGATATTGAATATCTGACTTGCCTGTCGCGCATTGGTATCGGCGTTCTGCAAGACCTTCATCTGCATTTCAAACGAGCGTCCCAGCGAGATCATATTAACCATCGCTTCGACCACGTTCACGTTACTACTTTCCAAATGTCCAGGAACCACCGTCACCGCCGCATCAGCAGTGGCTGGCTGCTTGTCCTGAGTGCGAAACAAACCATCTTCGCCACGAACCATCTGATTTTCAGGTGGATTCACCAGTTTCAAACGACCGACCACCTGAACTTGAACCGGCGTGTTACCCGTAGGCACCGTGGTAAGAGTGCCATCCTTGGCGATGCTCACTTCGGTGTTAGGTGGGAGCGTGATCGGACCACCTTCGCCCATGACATTCAGGCCGCTACGCGTTTGCAAAATGCCATTCGGTGTCGATTGGAGACTGCCATTTCGCGTGTAGGCTTCGCTACCATCAGGCATTTGCACGACCAGCCAGCCCTTACCATTGACCGCCACATCCAGTTCACGTCCGGTAGGTTGCAACACACCCGAAGTGAAATCTGACCCTGCGGTGGAGTCCACCACGAACGTGCGGGTTGGCAAACCCTGACCTTGCAGAGGTACGGCACGAAACGTGTTCAATGCTGAACGAAACCCTGGCGTACTGCTGTTGGCCAGATTCTCCGACACCGCAGCCTGCTGATGCAGGGTGTGCGATGCGCCGGTCATTGCAGTGTAGATCACGCGATCCATGTCAGTCTCCTGTCAGCGTTTAACGCATGTTCACCAAGGTCTGCAAGATCTGATCCTGCGTCTTGATGGTCTGCGCGTTCGCCTGATACACCCGCTGAGCCGTAATCATGTTGACCAACTCTCCAGTCAAATCGGTATTCGAGTCTTCCACCGCCCCCGACTGGATCGCGCCCAGCTGCGCCGTTCCGGGTGCGCCGACCAACGGCGAACCCGAGGTGGGCGACTGCGCCCAACCATTTCCGCCCAATGCCACTAAGCCTTGCGGATTAGCAAAATTCGCCAATACCACTTGCCCCAACACTTTGCTTTGTCCGTTGGAGTAGCGCCCCATCACCGTACCATCAGCAGCGGTGCTGAATCCGCTCAACAGCCCTGAACCGTAGCCGTCTTGGGTCAGCGAGTTGACCCCGAAATTCGCGCCGAACTGGGTGGAGTTGGTAAAGTTGAATGTCAGCGTCTGATTGGGTGTCGCCCCCACCGAAGAAAACGGAGCTGTCGTCATCGTGCCACCTACTGGGGTGGCCAGCGTGCCATTGGTATTGAATACCAACGTACCGACTGGAGTCGCTGCCGCAGGCGCAACCACTGCGGGCACTTGTACGCCATCTACCGTGGCATACACATTCCAAGTATTAGCCGCAACTGGGGGAACGGCGGCGGGGTTGACTGCCTGCAACTGAAAATACAGAGTAGAAACGTGACTATTGCCCAAGCTGTCGTAAGTCGTCACCGCCGTCGAGTTATTGAAGGAAGTCGGTACGGTGGGACTGAATGCAGCCGTGATCGGCACCGCCGAACGAGCATCTAGGTTCGCCACCATATTCACATTAGCCGATGGCTTGGCCGCCATGTTAGCCGTGGGGATCTGCAAAGGTGACGGTGTCGCCGCAACAATGGCACCTGTGGCAGGATTAACTTGGAATCCGGTCAACTTGGCTCCTTGGGAATTGACCATGAAGCCATTCTGGTCGATCTGAAATTGTCCGTTACGCGAATATGAGATCGCGCCATTGTTATCCATACGATAGAAACCTTGGCCATTGATCGCCATATCCATCGTGCTGTTGGTAACAGTGATGTTGCCCTGAGTGAACTGCTGCGCCACTGCCGCCAACCTCGCCCCCAAACCCACCTGATTACCGCCAGCGCCACTCAGCGATGCCGCATAGACATCGGCAAATTGTGCCTGCCCCATCTTGAAGCCGACGGTATTAGCATTGGCGATGTTATTGCCGATCACGTCCAGTTGCTTAGCTGAAACGTTCAGTCCACTCAATCCTTGTTGAAAGCCCATGACCGTCTCCTTAGTTACATGATTTGTTTGATGTCAGCCAGCGAGAACGCGCCTAGCTGCCCCACTTCAAGTTGCGCACCTTGCGCACCCTGAGTCACCGCATTCACCGTACCGAAGGCCAGCATGGCAGGATTACTACTCTGTCCGGCTAGCACTGCTTTGGCGGAAATCTGATATTTACCATCGGGAGCCTGTGCGCCAGAATCGGTCAGACCGTTCCAAGCGAGCGGAAGTACACCCGCCTGTTGCGCGCCCAGATCCATCGTTCGCACCACCTCGCCGGCAGAGTTCTTGATGGTCAGTTGCACACTGTCTGCGGCTTGGGTGAGATTGATGCCACCGAAACCTTGGCCGCTAGCCACCTCCATCTGATTGCCCGGAACCAACACACTGCGACCAATCATGGTGGTCGCGCTCAAGGATTGAGCGGATGTCATGCTGGTACTCAACGCTTGCAAGGTCGTGTTCAACTTGTCGATGCCGCTGACCGTACTCAGTTGCGCCATCTGAGATGTGACTTGAGCGTTATCCATAGGATTGAGCGGATCCTGATTCTTCATCTGAGTCACCAGCAGCTTCAGAAAACGATCCTGCACATTGGCCGCTGAGTTTGCATCGCCCGTCGCCGAGGTGGCACTACTGTTCTTTGCATTCAAAGAAGCATAAACCGACGATGCCGGATTGCTGTTTTGGGTAGAGGAGATCATTTTCTAATCCTTTCTGAAAGATTAAGCGCCAATGGTCAGCGTTTTAAGCAGCATGGATTTCGAGGTATTCAACATATCCACATTGTTTTGATACGAGCGCGAAGCAGAGATCATGTTGACCATCTCCTCCACCACATTCACATTCGGCAGGGTGACGTAACCGTTCTCATCCGCCATCGGATGTTTAGGGTCGTAAACCACCTTCATTGGCGAAGCATCCTCCACCACTGCCGACACCTTCACCCCCGCGCCCGACTCGTTGCCCATAGGCACAGTATTGAACACCACCTGCTTAGCGCGATATGGCTTGCCATCAGGTCCGGTCGTGCTGTCGGCATTGGCCAGATTGCTGGCAACCACGTTCAGGCGCTGCGACTGAGCAGTCATACCCGAACCCGCGATGTTAAAAATATTGAATAGAGACATGACGATCACCCTTGCAAAGCTGTCAACACATCCTTGAGCTTGTCACCGGCGAATTTGACACTGGCTTCATAGCGCAGCGCGTTGTCGGCGAATTGAGCCCGCTCCACATCCATATCTACGGTATTGCCATCAGCAGAGGGCTGAACCACATTGCGATACTTCACCTGCCCCGCCATCAATGCCGATGTTTGCCCGCTACCTTCTAGATGACGCGACGAGGTAGTTGCCATACTCAAACCACCCGTCCGACCCGCCATCGCGCCTTGCAGGGCACTAGCGAAGTCAATATCTCTAGCCTTGTAGTTAGGCGTATCCGCATTGGCGATATTCGAAGCCAGCAACTCCTGACGCGCAGCACGCAAACTCAGTGCTGTCTGGTGGAACTGCATCACTTGGTCTATCCTGCTGCTCATGGTCATACTCCTTGCATAACTAACTACCTTTTCCATGACGTGCATACTAGCGACAGCGAAGTCCAGACTATCATTCGATTAACGATGGATTCCCGCCCCATTTCGCCCGTTTCCAGCGACCACTTGAGGACACAATAGCGCCATGAAAACTCCGCTCACTCTCTGCTTCCTGATGTTCTCTTTGCCCGTCTGGGCCGGGATGCCCGTGCAAAGTCACGCCGAGATCCGCCTCAAAGTCAGCGAATTCGTGCAAGAACAGACGCAAGCCATGCCGGGGAAGGTCAGCCTCAAGGTGGATGGAATCGATCCGCGCATCGTGTTGCCGGCCTGCCCGGGATTTGAAGTATTTCTGCCTCAAGGCACGCAGCTAAGCGGCAAAACCAATGTCGGTGTGCGCTGCAAAGATAGTTGGTCGCTGTTCGTGCCAGTGCAGATCAAGATCACCCTGACCATGCTGATCGCCAGCCACCCGCTGCAACAGGGCCAAACCTTAACGGCGACGGATATTTCGACTCAGAGCGGCGAAGTCAGCCAGCCGGGCATACTCACCGACCCAGCTCAAGCCCTCGGCAAGATACTCAAGTACAGCCTAGGATCAGGCCAGATTCTCAAACAGGATATGCTGCGCGCCCCGTGGAGTGTCACCCAAGGGCAAATGGTAAAGCTGAGGGTAAGGATGGAGGGATTTTTCGTCACCTCGGAAGGCAAAGCACTGAACAATGCCGCCGAGGGACAACCAGTTCAGGTCAGAACGGCATCAGGTCAAGTTATCGGAGGCACCGCTGGAGCCGATGGCGCAGTTGAAGTAAAACCGTAAAGTGGGTTGCACCTCGCTCCCCGTGTGCCATAAGTCGCTGTTGGCAGCCTGTCGGACTTAAAGATCAGCGACAGCACATTCGCTGACTTCAGCTGCCATCACATGGAGGCTTGGAACACTCAAGCCCATTATCAAGCGTGTTTAGCCCCCTCGCAGGATCACTTAACTTCTTCGCCTTCGTCATCCAAGTAGAACTCGTTTAGCGCACGCTCGACTTCCGCCATGTGCGTCAAGACAGGACCGCCTCCCATCATGATGCCGATAGAGCAGACTTCCATGATCTCTTCCAACGATACACCTGCATGCTTGCAAGCGCGGATGTGAAGGCCGATGCAGTAATGGCACTGTTGGGTAAGCGCCATACCTAAAGCTATGCGCTCCTTCTCTTTCTTATCAAGCACCCCTGGGAGCATGGCTTCAGCCATAAAAGCTTGTATTTTCCCCATCAGCTTAGGACGAAACTCCGTCAGCATCTGGATGCCGCGATGGGCATGCTCCAAGACTTTGCGTTCGCTATCTGATCCCTTGGTATGTTTAGTTGTAGTCATGTCGCCTCCATTCGAAAATTCAATAGCCTGCATACTCAATAGGTGATGCGAATATTCTGCCGCCCGAGTTCGCCGTTCAAACTATTCAGCAAATCATCATGCAAAGTCACCTTCCAATCCTCGCCCAATTTCAGCTGGACACTGGCTTGCGAGTTTCGATAATGTAACAGCACGGGGCAGCAGCCATCGCGGTACGGCATCAGCAGTTGTTGCAGCCGAGCTGAACTCACGCCTGCCGCGTCGGTTACGGCGACATCGAGACATTTGGCGAACACCGAACGTGCTGAGGCGAAGTTGAACAGCTCTTCACCGCTCACCCGCATTCCGCCGGAGTATTCATCGAAGCCCGCTTTGCCGCGTACCACCAGCAACTCGTCCTCGCGTATCCACTGCTTACTGCCTTCATAAACATCATTGAACACCGTCAGTTCGAGCTGGGCACTGCCATCATCCAAAGTCACCGCAGCCATGCGCCCACGCCGGGTTTGCAAAATCCGGATGCTGGACACGATACCCGCCAGTACCACTTGCACCCCAGGATTGCGCCGCCCACCGCCGCCACCGCCTTCGCCGTAGTTATTGTGACTGCGCCCCGCACCGGCCATCTGCGGGGTGACATCGGCTAGCTTGAATTTGACAAATTTAGCCAGCTCTTCGGCGTATTCCTGATAGGGATGACCGCTGAGATAGAAGCCCAGCGCAGTCTTTTCCTGCTGCAACTTTTCTCGCAGACTCCACGGCTCGACGTTCGCCATCGTCACCGGCAAGTCCGCGCCGTCGTCATCACCGAACAAGCTGTTCTGGTTGGCATGGCGGGCATGCTGGTCGGCGGCTTCCAGTGCCGCATCCAGCGAAGCCATCATCTGATGGCGGTGGTCGTTCATCGCATCGAACGCGCCGCCTCGGATCAGCGCTTCGATAGTGCGACGATTGACGATGCGTTTATCCACACGGCGGCAGAAGTCGAACAAATCAGTGAATGGGCCGTTCTTGCGCACGGCGGAGATGCTCTCGATAGCCGCCTGCCCCGTGCCCTTGATCGCGCCCAGGCCGTAGGCGATGGTCTTTTCATCGACCGGCGCGAAGCGATAGTTCGATGAGTTCACGTCCGGCGGCAGAATGGTCAAGCCTTGTTGCAGCGAGTCCTGATAGAAGAAACTCACCTTGTCGGTGTTGTCCATTTCCGAGGTCATGGTCGAAGCCATGAACGCAGCGGGGTGGTGACACTTCAGGTAGGCGGTCTGGTAGGCGACCAGCGAATAGGCGGCGGCGTGCGACTTGTTGAAGCCGTAGCCCGCGAACTTCTCCATCACGTCGAAGATCTCGTTGGCTTGGCCTGCCTCGATATTGTTCTTGGCAGCACCTTCGACGAACTTGGCGCGCTCCTTCGCCATCTCCTCGACTTTCTTCTTACCCATCGCACGGCGCAGCATATCCGCGCCGCCAAGACTGTAGCCCGCCGCCACCTGCGCCGCCTGCATCACCTGCTCCTGATACACCATGATGCCGTAGGTAGTGGACAACACCTTTTCCAAACAAGGGTGCGGATAAATCACCTTCTCGCGGCCATGCTTACGGTTGATGAAGTCCGGGATGAAGTCCATCGGGCCGGGGCGGTACAGCGCATTCAGTGCAATCAGGTCTTCCAGACAGTCCGGCTTCGCCTTCACCAGCGTGTCCTTCATGCCCCGTGATTCGAACTGGAACACCGCCGTGGTATTCGCGGTCTTGAATATCTTGTCGTAGGTCGGTTTATCGTCGAGCGGAATCGTCTCGATAGAAAAGTGCTGAGTGCCAAGTGCTGAGTGCTGAGCATCTGCACCGCCCTCGGTTTTACTCAGTCCTGTGACCTCACTACTCAGTCCTTTAATGTAACGCACCGCCCAGTCGATGATAGTCAGCGTACGCAGGCCCAAGAAGTCGAACTTCACTAGGCCGATGGCCTCCACGTCGTCTTTATCGAGCTGGCTGACCGGATTGCTGCCATCCGCCGTGTAGATCGGGCAAAAATCGGTGAGCTGACCGGGCGCGATCAACACGCCACCGGCGTGCATCCCGATGTTCCGCGTCAAATCTTCCAGCCGTTCAGCCAGTTCCAACAGTTCGGGCACGCCTTCTTCATCGTTGGCCAAGGCATTGATCTCAGGCTCAAGCTCACGTGCTTTAGCGAGTGAGACGGGTTTCACGCCCTCCACCGGGATGAGCTTGGACAGGCGGTCGCACAGGCCGTAGGGAAAATCCATCACGCGCCCGACATCGCGGATCACGCCCTTAGACGCCATGGTGCCGAAGGTGGCGATCTGCGACACGCACTGCGCGCCGTAGTTGTCGCGGACGTATTTGATAACCAGCTCGCGCCCGTCCTGACAAAAGTCCACGTCGAAGTCGGGCATGGAGACCCGCTCGGGATTCAGGAAACGCTCGAACAGCAAGTCGTAACGTAAGGGATCGAGGTCCGTGATGCCGAGCGAGTACGCCACCAACGAGCCCGCACCGGAACCCCGCCCCGGCCCCACTGGCACGCCATTGGGAAAGCGTTCATGGCGATAGGCTTTGGCCCAGCGAATAAAGTCCGCCACGATCAAGAAGTAGCCAGGGAATCCCATCGTGATGATGGTGTTCACCTCGAACTTCAGACGCTCCATGTACTCGGGCAATTTCGCTGCGCGCTGGGCCTCATCCGGGTAGAGCTGCGCCATGCGCTGCATCAAACCACGCTCGGATTCGTCGTACAGGAACTGATCCAGACTTTCGCCATTCGGCGTAGGGAACGCGGGCAGTTGCGGCTTGCCCAGTTTCAACGTGAGGTTGCAGCGTTTGGCGATCTCGACACTGTTCTCCAAGGCCTCCGGCAGATCGCGGAACAGCTCGGCCATCTGAGCCTGCGTTTTGAAATACTGCTGCTCGGTGAATGCCTTGGCGCGGCGCTTGTCGTTCAGCACGTAGCCCTCGGCGATGCACACACGTGCCTCGTGCGCCTTGAATTCATCCTGCTCCATGAACTGCACTGGATGCGTCGCCACCAGTGGCAGATCCAACTCGCCCGCAAGCTGCGTCGCAGCCCGAATATGCTCTTCTTCGCGCGAAAAACCTGCGCGCTGCACTTCCAAGTAATAACGCTGCGGAAACAAGCCTGCCCAAGCCTCGGCATACTGGCGCGCCGCCTGCCGGTTGCCATTCAGCGATGCCGTACCGACGTCGCCCAGATGAGCACCCGACAGAGCGATCAGCCCCTCCGTACCTTCTTCCTGAAAGAACTCGCGGCGCAACTCGGCGCGCCCCAGATGCTGATTCTCCAGAAAAGCGCGCGTAAGCAAACGGCACAAACGCAAATAGCCCGCATTGGACTGACACAGCAGCAACAAACGGTGCGGTTTGCTGCGATCGGCGTCGTTGGTGATGAACACATCCGCGCCGAGGATAGGCTTCACCCCCGCGCCCCGCGCCGCTTGGTAAAACTTGACCATGCCGAACACATTGGAAACATCGGTCAACGCCAGCGCAGGCATCCCATCCGCCCGAGCTGCTGCAACTGGTGGGCAGGTATGTACCTTGTAACTATTCCCGTCCGCGTCCTTCTTCTTTTCCTCGACATCTAGACGCACGATGCCATCGATGATCGAATATTCGCTATGGAGACGGAGGTGGACGAAGGCAGGCTTAGACATGGTGAACTTGATTTCTGACTGAGCAGAATTCTACCATTTGGCGGCATCGATTCCGCCGATGTTTCTGCTACCGAGACTGTGTAAGGTGAAGCTGGCCGATAAGCCGGGTTCTGTCGTGGACAGTCATTCCTCTAGGCGTTTCGTTACCTGACGCTCAAGCAATCTACCCGCTGACGACGCGAGCAACGTCATAGTCAGCCTATTTGATCTTGCTCCGAATGGGGTTTACCGTGCCACTCCCGTTACCGGCAGCGCGGTGGGCTCTTACCCCACCGTTTCACCCTTACCTGTCTCTGACCGAAATCAGCTCATCGGCGGTCTATTCTCTGTTGCACTTTCCATCGCCTCACGGCGTCCGGCCATTAACCGGCATTCTGCTCTGTGGAGCCCGGACTTTCCTCTCCGAGCACAAGGCTCGCAGCGACTGTCTAGCCAGCTTCGGCGCGGAGTCTAACACAGAGGCAAGGTCAACTCCCCTGCGCCCGGTTACGCAACATCCGCCACAGCCAGAATCCGCCTAGCAGCGTCAGCAATCCCGCCAACCACAATGGCCAACGTATCGGTTGATTCCAGCGACGACGCTGTTGATCGCGCTGAACCGCATCGACTCGCAGATATTTGAGATAGTTGCTGGCCATGTTGTTGGGCTTGCTGTTGAACAGCCAGGCGTGGTGTAGCGAGTATTCCTTGGGATGAAAGCCAAACAGCCAAGGCGAATCATGCCGCAGGATCTCCAGCATTTGATTGATGATGCGCTGCCGCTCGTCGTCGTTATCCATGTTCTTCATTTGCTCGAACAAGGCATCGTAGTGCGGGTTCTTGTAATTGGCGGCGTTCTCGCCCGCAAACTTCACCTTGCCCTGGGGGCCATGCAGCAGGAACAAGAAGTTCTCGGGGTCCGGATAGTCGGCGTTCCAGCCGTAATAGAACATCTGCGTATCACCGCGCCGCACCTTGTCCTGGAAGCGGTTGTAGTCCGTGCTGCGTATCACCAGTTGCACATTGATCTCGGCAAACTGTTTGCGTAGCCAGTCCAGTCGCGCCTTGTCACCCACGCCATTGGATGTGGAATCGAGATGGATCACCAAGGGTTGACGCGTCTTCTTATTCACACCACCGGGATAGCCCGCTTCGGCCAACAGGCGCTTGGCCTCAGCGATGGATTTGCGGCGTGGCGCGCCGTTCACCCAGTCATAGACGTAATGATTGATGCCCGCCTCATCTTCCAAATAACCGAAGATGCCGGGCGGCAGGGGCGACTGGGCTGCGATGCCGCGCCCGTTGGCGAAGATGGAGATGAACTCCTCGAAATCGACCGCGATAGCGATGGCCAACCGCAGCTTGCGCGAGCGTTCGCCGCCCGCCCCGCCCACGACCGGATCAAGCCAGTTGAACCCCATGTAACTGGTGGACGTGGCGACCGAGGTTGCAAGCGTGATACCCTGCCTCTGCATTTCCTCACTGACGTTGGCCTCCCCGCCCACGCTCACTTGCACTGCCTGATCGAAGCTATCCGAACCGATGCCCGAGGAGTCATACCAGCCTTGCAAGAACTTGTTCCAATACGGAATGGTTTCCTTTTCCAGGGTGAACACCACCTTGTCCACCAACGGCAACGGCTTGCCCGCATCTGCCAGCAAACCGGCAGCTTGATCTTCGTCCTCCCCTTCCGAGGGATAGAACTCGCCGCTGAAGTTTGGATTTTTGGTCAACACCATGCGCTGATTTGGATCGTTTTCCGACAGGTAGTAAGGGCCGCTGCCTATCGGCCACCAGTCCAGACTCAGATTACGCTCACGCATCCCCGGTTGGGCGTAGAAGCGCTCGGCTTCCCACGGCATGGGCGCGAAGAACGGCATCGCCAGCCAGTAGGCGAACTGCGGATATTTGCCGCGCACCTTGATGCGGTAGCGGCTGGCATCGACCACTTCAACGCCGCGCAGCGGATAGGCGTTCAGGTCGATCCAGCCTTCCGGCTGCCGCTTGCGCGCTGCCTTCAAAGTCTCGGCGTACTCCTTCATGCCGACGATGTATTCCGCCA from Ferriphaselus amnicola includes these protein-coding regions:
- the dnaE gene encoding DNA polymerase III subunit alpha — its product is MSKPAFVHLRLHSEYSIIDGIVRLDVEEKKKDADGNSYKVHTCPPVAAARADGMPALALTDVSNVFGMVKFYQAARGAGVKPILGADVFITNDADRSKPHRLLLLCQSNAGYLRLCRLLTRAFLENQHLGRAELRREFFQEEGTEGLIALSGAHLGDVGTASLNGNRQAARQYAEAWAGLFPQRYYLEVQRAGFSREEEHIRAATQLAGELDLPLVATHPVQFMEQDEFKAHEARVCIAEGYVLNDKRRAKAFTEQQYFKTQAQMAELFRDLPEALENSVEIAKRCNLTLKLGKPQLPAFPTPNGESLDQFLYDESERGLMQRMAQLYPDEAQRAAKLPEYMERLKFEVNTIITMGFPGYFLIVADFIRWAKAYRHERFPNGVPVGPGRGSGAGSLVAYSLGITDLDPLRYDLLFERFLNPERVSMPDFDVDFCQDGRELVIKYVRDNYGAQCVSQIATFGTMASKGVIRDVGRVMDFPYGLCDRLSKLIPVEGVKPVSLAKARELEPEINALANDEEGVPELLELAERLEDLTRNIGMHAGGVLIAPGQLTDFCPIYTADGSNPVSQLDKDDVEAIGLVKFDFLGLRTLTIIDWAVRYIKGLSSEVTGLSKTEGGADAQHSALGTQHFSIETIPLDDKPTYDKIFKTANTTAVFQFESRGMKDTLVKAKPDCLEDLIALNALYRPGPMDFIPDFINRKHGREKVIYPHPCLEKVLSTTYGIMVYQEQVMQAAQVAAGYSLGGADMLRRAMGKKKVEEMAKERAKFVEGAAKNNIEAGQANEIFDVMEKFAGYGFNKSHAAAYSLVAYQTAYLKCHHPAAFMASTMTSEMDNTDKVSFFYQDSLQQGLTILPPDVNSSNYRFAPVDEKTIAYGLGAIKGTGQAAIESISAVRKNGPFTDLFDFCRRVDKRIVNRRTIEALIRGGAFDAMNDHRHQMMASLDAALEAADQHARHANQNSLFGDDDGADLPVTMANVEPWSLREKLQQEKTALGFYLSGHPYQEYAEELAKFVKFKLADVTPQMAGAGRSHNNYGEGGGGGGRRNPGVQVVLAGIVSSIRILQTRRGRMAAVTLDDGSAQLELTVFNDVYEGSKQWIREDELLVVRGKAGFDEYSGGMRVSGEELFNFASARSVFAKCLDVAVTDAAGVSSARLQQLLMPYRDGCCPVLLHYRNSQASVQLKLGEDWKVTLHDDLLNSLNGELGRQNIRITY
- a CDS encoding ABC transporter substrate-binding protein, with product MKRLLCLILPLLLIACDDAVWNNPYPASDEGKSILYTAFSGRPKHFDPVQAYSQNEFAVIEQIYYSPLQYHFFKRPYELVPQSAKEMPLVMYLDAQLHPLPEDASASQVAYTIYEIHLREGLKYQPHPALARDEAGQPRYVGLDESDLTGIRKLTDFDETGTRAVTAEDYAYQIKRLAHPDLHSPIFGVMAEYIVGMKEYAETLKAARKRQPEGWIDLNAYPLRGVEVVDASRYRIKVRGKYPQFAYWLAMPFFAPMPWEAERFYAQPGMRERNLSLDWWPIGSGPYYLSENDPNQRMVLTKNPNFSGEFYPSEGEDEDQAAGLLADAGKPLPLVDKVVFTLEKETIPYWNKFLQGWYDSSGIGSDSFDQAVQVSVGGEANVSEEMQRQGITLATSVATSTSYMGFNWLDPVVGGAGGERSRKLRLAIAIAVDFEEFISIFANGRGIAAQSPLPPGIFGYLEDEAGINHYVYDWVNGAPRRKSIAEAKRLLAEAGYPGGVNKKTRQPLVIHLDSTSNGVGDKARLDWLRKQFAEINVQLVIRSTDYNRFQDKVRRGDTQMFYYGWNADYPDPENFLFLLHGPQGKVKFAGENAANYKNPHYDALFEQMKNMDNDDERQRIINQMLEILRHDSPWLFGFHPKEYSLHHAWLFNSKPNNMASNYLKYLRVDAVQRDQQRRRWNQPIRWPLWLAGLLTLLGGFWLWRMLRNRAQGS